The genomic interval attacatcaaagttggatcagcctgtagtgtggttttccactttaattttgaatgtgactccaaatccagacctccatgggttggataaatttgatttccattgataattcttgtgtgattttgttgtcagcacattcaactatgtaaagaaaaaagtatttaataagaatatttcattcattcagatctaggatgtgttattttcgtgttctctttatttttttgagcagtgtatatacaggcCCAGCCACAACATGTTGTTGGGTTATTGGACAGAATAAATGAGTGCTCCACCTGGTGGTTGATCTAGGGAATTACACATTGGTGTCTaaacacattataaacacctaTTAACATATAACAGCATCTCTCTCTGCCAGCAGTCACTAACAGACATCATCTCTCtgtcagcatctctctctgtcagcagtcACTAACAGACAGCATCCCTCTCTGTCAGCAGTCACTAAcagacagcatctctctgtcagcAGTCACTAACagacagcatctctctctgtcagcagtcACTAACAggcagtatctctctctgtcagcagtcACTAACAGGCAGCATCTCTCTGTCAGCAGTCACTAACAGGCAGCATCTCTCTGTCAGCAGTCACTAAAagacagcatctctctgtcagcAGTCACTAACagacagcatctctctctgtcagcatctctctctgtccgcaGTCACTAAcagacagcatctctctgtcagcAGTCACTAAcagacagcatctctctgtcagcAGTCACTAACAGACATCATCTCTCTGTCAGCAGTCACTAACAGACATCATCTCTCTGTCAGCAGTCACTAACagacagcatctctctctgtcagcagtcACTAACAGACAGGAGACAATTCCTCACTATCTGGAATAACAACAAGGCTACAATCAGAGTGATTTGGTGGAGAGAAGACAGTCCTCCTGACCACATTAGTGTGGATAgaggatggatgtgtgtgtgtgtgtgtgtgtgtgtgctagtgtttaagagagagagggagtgagagagagtaaaTGCCATGGTATGTGAGGAGGCTGGGATGAGTAGAGGTGGAAAtcgaggaagggagggagagaaggaggaggggagggagagaaggagggggagggagagaaggaggaggggtgggagagaaggagggggagggagagaaggaggaagggtgggagagaaggagggggagggggagggagagaaggaggaggggagggagagaaggaggaggggagggagagaaggaggaggggagggagagaaggaggaggggagggagagaaggaggaggggtgggagagaaggaggaggggagggagagaaggaggaggggtgggagagaaggaggaggggagggagagaaggaggaggggagggagagaaggaagaggggtgggagagaaggaggaggggtgggagagaaggaggaggggagggagagaaggaggaggggtgggagagaaggagggggagggagagaaggaggaggggtgggagagaaggagggtaACACAGGGcctcagtcagtcacacagtggATTTAGTGGAGAACCACAATTACCTCAGGAGACACAGATGTTCTCCAAGTCAGGAGAGGAAAatgaggaggagtagggaggatGAGGGGAAGATGAGGGTGGCTGTTCAGCCCTAATGGCACCACCACTGCGCCCCTGGCTTagagccaggtgtgtgtgtgtgtgtgtgtgtgtgtgtgtgtgtgtatcaggtgaGGTGAGCACACGGACACCCGGCTCACCACCGGCAATTAATATGAATGCTTTGTTTACTCTTATTGACTCCGGTGTGCAGAGTACCGACCCACCGACCGACACACACTTCATTACCCAGAGACTGTGGCTGTGGGTCTCACTCTGTGACCTGTGGACCACGTCCATttctatggagggaggagaggggtccaatgacctgtgcaTCACGCCCATCTCtatggaaggaggggaggggtccaatgacctgtggaccacgttcatctctatggagggaggggaggggtccaatgacctgtgcacCACGCCCATCTCtatggaaggaggggaggggtccaatgacctgtgcacCACGCCCATCTCtatggaaggaggggaggggtccaatgacctgtgcaccacgcccatctctatggagggaggggaggggtccaatgacctgtggaccacgttcatctctatggagggtggggaggggtccaatgacctgtggaccatgtccatctctatggagggaggggtccaatgacctgtgcacCACACCCATctatatggagggaggggaggggtccaatgacctgtgcacCACGCCCATCTATATggaggggaggggtccaatgacctgtggaCCACGTCCATCTATATggagggaggggtccaatgacctgtggaccacgttcatctctatggagggaggggaggggtccaatgacctgtggaccacgttcatctctatggagggaggggaggggtccaatgacctgtgcaccacgcccatctctatggagggaggggtccaatgacctgtggaccacgttcatctctatggagggaggggaggggtccaatgacctgtggaCCATGTCCATctatatggagggaggggaggggtccaatgacctgtgcacCACGCCCATCTCtatggaaggaggggaggggtccaatgacctgtgcaccacgtccatctctatggagggaggggaggggtccaatgacctgtgcaccacgtccatctctatggagggaggggaggggtccaatgacctgtgcaccacgtccatctctatggagggaggggaggggtccaatgacctgtgcaccacgtccatctctatggagggaagggaggggtccaatgacctgtgcaccacatccatctctatggagggaggggaggggtccaatgacctgtggaCCACGTCCATctatatggagggaggggaggggtccaatgacctgtgcacTACGTCCATctatatggagggaggggaggggtccaatgacctgtggaccacgtccatctctatggagggaggggtccaatgacctgtgcaccacgtccatctctatggagggaggggaggggtccaatgacctgtggaCCACGTCCAGctctatggagggaggggaggggtccaatgacctgtgcaccacgttcatctatatggagggaggggaggggtccaatgacctgtgcaccacgtccatctctatggagggaggggaggggtccaatgacctgtggaccacgtccatctctatggagggaggggaggggtccaatgacctgtggaAGGGCTGCCAGTCTACTCATTATgtcatcattgacttgaatggggaagCCACTTCTATGTATTTGCTCTGACTGCTGTGTTCTAAGGTTCTAGTTCTTTGCTCTGACTGCTGTGTTCTAAGGTTCTAGTTCTTTGCTCTGACTGCTGTGTTCTAAGGTTCTAGTTTTTGCTCTAGCTGCTGTGTTCTAAGGTtctagtttttgctctgactgcTGTGTTCTAAGGTTCTAGTTCTTTGCTCTAACTGCTGTGTTAAGGTTCTAGTTCTTTGCTCTAGCTGCTGTGTTCTAAGGTTCTAGTTCTTTGCTCTAGCTGCTGTGTTCTAAGGTTCTAGTTCTTTGCTCTGACTGCAGTGTTCTCTAAGGTTCTAGTTCTTTGCTCTGACTGCTGTGTTCTAAGGTTCTAGTTCTTTGGTCTGACTGCTGTGTTCTAAGGTTCTAGTTCTTTGCTCTGACTGCTGTGTTCTAAGGTTCTAGTTCTTTGCTCTGACTGCTGTGTTCTCTAAGGTTCTAGTTCTTTGCTCTGACTGCTGTGTTCTAAGGTTCTAGTTCTTTGGTCTGACTGCTGTGTTCTAAGGTTCTAGTTCTTTGCTCTGACTGCTGTGTTCTAAGGTTCTAGTTCTTTGCTCTGACTGCTGCGTTCTAAGGTTCTAGTTCTTTGGTCTGACTGCTGTGTTCTAAGGTTCTAGTTCTTTGCTCTGACTGCTGTGTTCTAAGGTTCTAGTTCTTTGCTCTGACTGCTGTGTTCTAAGGTTCTAGTTCTTTGCTCTGACTGCTGTGTTCTTTAAGGTTCAAAAGACAAATAAGGAAACCAGTCAGGTAGCATCATGGATGACTTTATTATATTTGCAGCTGGTGGCAGAATGCAGTTTGATCAATCAGGTTAATTTGGACACCTGTGCTATGTTCAGAAACATCAATGGAtggataatataatgtatttcagagagggggagagaagagggaagagaagaggatagagaggggaagaggagggtagagaggggaagaggagggtagagaggggaagaagagggtagagaggggaagaagagggtagagaggggaagaagagggtagagaggggaagaagagggtagagaggggaagaggagggtagagaggggaagaggagggtagagaggggaagaggagggtagagaggggaagaagagggtagagaggggaagaggagggtagagaggggaagaggagggtagagaggggaagaggagggtagagaggggaagaggagggtagagaggggaagaagagggtagagaggggaagaggagggtagagaggggaagaagagggtagagaggggaagaggagggtagagaggggaagaagagggtagagaggggaagaagagggtagagggggaagaagagggtagagggggaagaagagggtagagagaggaagagggtagagagaggaagaagagggtagagagaggaagagggtagagaggggaagagggtagagagaggaagaagagggtagagaggggaagagggtagagaggggaagagggtagagagaggaagaggttagagagaggaagaagagggtagagaggggaagagggtagagagaggaagaagagggtagagagaggaagagggtagagagaggaagaagagggtagagagaggaagaagagggtagagagaggaagaagagggtagagagaggaagagggtagagagaggaagaagagggtagagagaggaagagggtagagagaggaagaagagggtagagagaggaagaagagggtagagagaggaagagggtagagagaggaagaagagggtagagagaggaagaagagggtagagagaggaagagggtagagagaggaagaagagggtagagaggggaaggaagagtgCAGTAGTCCATAGCTCATTCCCATCACAGTAACAGTACTACAGGAATCTAGCATTCACCCCTCAGGACAGAAGAAAGGTCTCCACTGTCTTTAAGCTCCTGTAAAAACACAGAACACATGTCAATACAGGTCTGATCTTCATACCAGCTGATACATGAGAAAATAACAGCCTCCTGGACCTGTCATGTAACCTTCCAACAGCATCAGAAACACATACTCTATTGATGCACAATAACTATGTATAGATACACAGAGAACTCCTGTCTCATTAAACTATGTATAGATACACAGAGAACTCCTGTCTAATGAAACCCAGTGACATGTTATCACAATGTAGTCCTTATAAAGAACAGTGATTGACAGGTGATCTATTAAAACTGAACTCCAGCTGACATCAATCACTAGGCACTGCTGGGCAATACGCTGCTTTAAACCCACCCGGACCTCAGGCCTAGTTTATGCAAAGCAAGGCCCTTGGTGAAATAAGTAGGCATATCTAACAGAGGATTACTGTTAGACGCACACTGGGGACTTTACTATCTCAATGTTGTGTAACCTACCCTTAGCATGGTTTAATGTAGTTCACTGAGAAACCTTGGTATTTACATTACACCAATCTTTTCCTCTGTGCTTTTTTACTACCGAGGATGACCACCCTCCCCCCTTCCATGCTGCCTGTCTGACTGTACATGGCGACATTAAGCAGGCTAAGAAAACAGAACGCGGTGCTTTGGTGACACCTGGTGGAGAGTCTGTGGTACTGCTGTTGCCTCTGTCTATGACACTGTGACATACCTTGCTGATTCTATAAGGGTTGGTTTCCCCAGACACCAGATTCAGCCTAGTTTAGGACTAAAAAGCTATTTTAAATGGACGATCTCCATTGTAAATGGTTTATAGACATATTCAGACTAGTCCAGAACTAAGTGGCGTTAATAATAAGTGCAATTATGGTCTGAGGTGTAAAACAAAAGTCAATTCTCACCTTCACAATGTCCAGCCCGCCAATGAGCTCCCCATTGACGTATAGCTGAGGGTACGTTGGCCAGTTTGAGTATGTCTTTAGACCCTGTCTAACCTGGACATTGGAAGATAAATGAAGAAAACCATGTTAACATGTAGAAAAACATCTTTAGGTTTCACCAGCATGGTTTTGCAAATGTCATAGACAGATACAGCCTCTTTTACCTCCTCATCTTCTAGGATATCAAAGGTGTTGTACTCCACCCTGtaaacaggaaacacagacaaGATATTAACCATCATACTATAAACACAGACAAGATATTAACCATTATTATAAACACAGACAAGATATTAACCATCATACTATAAACACAGACAAGATATTAACCATTATTATAAACACAGACAAGATATAATGAACTGAGCTGTTCATGATCATGATATAGTGGCGTTACCTTACCCTGCGCTGTTCATGATATAGTGGTGTTACCTCACCCTGAGCTGTTCATGATCATGATATAGTGGTGTTACTTCACCCTGAGCTGTTCATGATCATGACATAGTGGTGTCACCTCACCCTGCGCTGTTCATGATCATGATATAGTGGTGTCACCTCACCCTGCGCTGTTCATGATCATGATATAGTGGTGTCACCTCACCCTGCGCTGTTCATGATCATGATATAGTGGTGTTACCTCACCCTGAGCTgttcattatcaaatcaaatcaaaatcaaatcaaatcaaatcaaatcaaattttatttgtcacatacacatggttagcagatgttaatgcgagtgtagcgaaatgcttgtgcttctagttccgacaatgcagtaataacgagcaagtaatctaactaacaattccaaaaaaaaaaaaaaaactactgtcttatacacagtgtaaggggataaagaatatgtacataaggatatatgaatgagtgatggtacagagcagcataggcaagatacagtagatgatatcgagtacagtatatacatatgagataagtatgtaaaccaagtggcatagttaaagtggctagtgatacatgtattacataaggatgcagtcgatgatatagagtacagtatcaacgtatgcatatgagatgaacaatgtagggtaagtaacattatataaggtagcattgtttaaagtggctagtgatatatttacataatttcccatcaattcccatgattaaagtggctggagtagagtcagtgtcattgacagtgtgttggcagtagccactcaatgttagtggtggctgtttaacagtctgatggccttgagatagaagctgtttttcagtctctcggtcccagctttgatgcacctgtactgacctcgccttctggatgacagcggggtgaacaggcagtggctcggtggttgatgtccttgatgatctttatggccttcctgtagcatcgggtggtgtaggtgtcctggagggcaggtagtttgccccggtgatgcgttgtgcagacctcactaccctctgagagccttacggttgagggcggtgcagttgccataccaggcggtgatacagcccgccaggatgctctcgattgtgcatctgtagaagtttgtgagtgcttttggtgacaagccgaatttcttcagcctcctgaggttgaagaggcgctgctgcgccttcctcacgatgctgtctgtgtgagtggaccaattcagtttgtctgtgatgtgtatgccgaggaacttaaaacttgctaccctctccactactgttccatcgatgtggatgggggggtgttccctctgctgtttcctgaagtccacaatcatctccttagttttgttgacgttgagtgtgaggttattttcctgacaccacactccgagggccctcacctcctccctgtaggccgtctcgtcgttgttggtaatcaagcctaccactgttgtgtcgtccgcaaacttgatgattgagttggaggcgtgcatggccacgcagtcgtgggtgaacagggagtacaggagggggctcagaacgcacccttgtggggccccagtgttgaggatcagcggggaggagatgttgttgcctaccctcaccacctggggcggcccgtcaggaagtccagtacccagttgcacagggcggggtcgagacccaggatctcgagcttgatgacgagcttggagggtactatggtgttgaatgccgagctgtagtcgatgaacagcattctcacataggtattcctcttgtccagatgggttagggcagtgtgcagtgtggttgagattgcatcgtctgtggacctatttgggcggtaagcaaattggagtgggtcaagggtgtcaggtagggtggaggtgatatggtccttgactagtctctcaaagcacttcatgatgacggatgtgagtgctacggggcggtagtcgtttagctcagttaccttagctttcttgggaacaggaacaatggtggccctcttgaagcatgtgggaacagcagactggtatagggattggttgaatatgtccgtaaacacaccggccagctggtctgcgcatgctctgagggcgcggctggggatgccgtctgggcctgcagccttgcgagggttaacacgtttaaatgtcttactcacttcggctgcagtgaaggagagaccgcatgattccgttgcaggccgtgtcagtggcactgtattgtcctcaaagcgggcaaaaagttatttagtctgcctgggagcaagacatcctggtccgtgactgggctgggtttcttcctgtagtccgtgattgactgtagaccctgccacatacctcttgtgtctgagccgttgaattgagattctactttgtctctgtactggcgcttagcttgtttgatagccttgcggaggaatagctgcactgtttgtattcagtcatgttaccagacaccttgccctgattaaaagcagtggttcgtgccttcagtttcacacgaatgctgccatcaatccacggtttctggttagggaatgttttaatcgttgctatgggaacgacatcttcaacgcacgttctaatgaactcgcacaccgtatcagcgtattcgtcaatgttgttgtctgacgcaatacgaaacatctcccagtccacgtgatggaagcagtcttggagtgtggagtcagcttggtcggaccagcgttggacagacctcagcgtgggagcttcttgttttagtttctgtctgtaggcagggatcaacaaaatggagtcgtggtcagcttttccgaaagggggcggggcagggccttatatgcgtcgcggaagttagagtaacaatgatccagggtctttccacccctggttgcgcaatcaatatgctgataaaatttagggagtcttgttttcagattagccttgttaaaatccccagctacaatgaatgcagcctccggataaatcgtttccagtttgcagagagttaaataaagttcgttcagagccatcgatgtgtctgcttgggggatatatacggctgtgattataatcgaagagaattctcttggtagataatgcggtctacatttgattgtgaggaattctaaatcaggtgaacagaaggatttgagttcctgtatgtttccttcatcacaccatgtcacgttggccataaggcatacgcccccgcccgtcttcttaccagagagatgtttgtttctgtcggcgcgatgcgtggagaaacccgctggctgcaccgcttcggattgcgtctctccagtgagccatgtttccgtgaagcagagaacgttacagtctctgatgtccctttggaatgctacccttgctcggatttcatcaaccttgttgtcaagagactggacattggcaagaagaatgctggggagtggtgcacgatgtgcccgtctccggagtctgaccagaagaccgcttcgtttccctctttttctgagtcgttttttttttttggtcgctgcatgtgatccactcggttacactggttgtaaggcagaactcaggatccgcatcgcgaaaaacatattcttggtcgtactgatggtgagttgacgctgatcttatattcagtagttcttgtcggctgtatgtaaagaaacctaagatgacctggggtactagtgtaagaaataacacgtaaaaaaacaaaaaactgcatagtttcctaggaacgcgaagcgaggcggccatctctgtcggcgccggtttAGTCAAAAGATATGATATAGTGGTGTTACCTCAACCTGCGCTGTTCATGATCATGATATAGTGGTGTTACCTCACCCTGAGCTGTTCATTATCATGATATAGTGGTGTTACCTCACCCTGCGCTGTTCATGATCATGATATAGTGGTGTTACCTCACCCTGCG from Oncorhynchus tshawytscha isolate Ot180627B unplaced genomic scaffold, Otsh_v2.0 Un_contig_6096_pilon_pilon, whole genome shotgun sequence carries:
- the LOC121842871 gene encoding glutaredoxin-3-like (The sequence of the model RefSeq protein was modified relative to this genomic sequence to represent the inferred CDS: added 27 bases not found in genome assembly), producing the protein MLFMKGNKEQAKCGFSLQILEIMNSSGVEYNTFDILEDEEVRQGLKTYSNWPTYPQLYVNGELIGGLDIVKELKDSGDLSSVLRGEC